One Oncorhynchus kisutch isolate 150728-3 linkage group LG13, Okis_V2, whole genome shotgun sequence DNA window includes the following coding sequences:
- the ptgs2b gene encoding prostaglandin G/H synthase 2 — MNRIISALLFLPLGIIFVCEGGNPCCSQPCLNRGVCTAMGSEDYECDCTRTGFYGHNCTQPEFFTWIKVSLKPTPNTVHYLLTNYKGVWNIINSISFLRDAIMRYVLTSRSHLIDSPPTFNADYNYKSWEAYSNLSYYTRTLPPLPKDCPTPMGVVGKIELPDAKMLAEKLLIRRKFIPDPQGSSLMFAFFAQHFTHQFFKSDQKMGPAFTKAKGHGVDLGHIYGENLERQHKLRLFKDGKLKFQVLDGEVYPPTVKEVGADMHYPPHVPESHRFAVGHEAFGLVPGLMMYATIWLREHNRVCDVLKEVHPDWDDDRLFQTSRLILIGETIKIVIEDYVQHLSGYNFKLKFDPELLFKERFQYQNRISSEFNTLYHWHPLMPDAFHIQEQVYSYPQFVFNTSVVTTHGISNLVASFTKQIAGRVAGGRNVPPAVMMVALKSIENSRQMRYQSLNAYRKRFSMKPYASFEDLTGEKEMAAELEEMYGHVDAVELYPGLLVEKPRTNAIFGETMVEMGAPYSLKGLMGNPICSPEYWKPSTFGGSVGFDIINTASLQRLVCSNVKGPCPVASFHVPDVEDNRSNTINSSTAQSGSNDVNPTVLLKERTTEL; from the exons CTGAATTTTTCACGTGGATTAAAGTGTCTCTGAAGCCTACCCCAAACACAGTGCATTACCTCCTCACCAACTACAAGGGGGTCTGGAACATCATCAATAGCATTTCATTCCTCAGGGATGCTATCATGAGATATGTTCTGACAT CCCGCTCTCATCTGATCGACAGTCCACCGACCTTCAATGCGGACTATAATTATAAAAGCTGGGAAGCCTACTCCAACCTGTCCTACTACACACGAACCCTCCCTCCTCTGCCCAAGGATTGCCCAACCCCTATGGGAGTCGTag GTAAGAtagagctacctgatgctaagatGCTGGCTGAGAAGCTCCTGATCAGGAGGAAATTTATCCCCGACCCCCAGGGTTCCAGCTTGATGTTTGCTTTTTTCGCCCAACACTTCACCCACCAGTTCTTCAAATCTGACCAGAAGATGGGGCCGGCATTTACTAAAGCCAAGGGCCACGGG GTGGACCTTGGTCACATCTACGGGGAAAACCTTGAGAGGCAACATAAACTGCGGCTCTTCAAGGATGGCAAGCTGAAGTTTCAG gTGCTGGATGGAGAGGTGTACCCACCTACAGTGAAAGAGGTTGGGGCTGATATGCACTACCCTCCCCATGTCCCTGAGTCTCACCGCTTCGCTGTGGGCCATGAGGCATTCGGCCTGGTGCCTGGTCTCATGATGTACGCTACTATCTGGCTGAGGGAACACAACCGCGTCTGTGATGTCCTGAAGGAGGTCCATCCGGACTGGGATGATGATAGGCTCTTCCAGACATCACGCCTCATTCTCATTG GTGAGACCATCAAGATTGTGATTGAGGACTACGTGCAGCACCTGAGCGGCTACAACTTCAAGCTGAAGTTCGACCCGGAGCTTCTCTTCAAAGAGCGTTTCCAGTATCAGAACCGCATCTCGTCAGAGTTCAACACCCTGTACCACTGGCACCCACTGATGCCTGATGCCTTCCACATACAGGAGCAGGTCTACTCCTACCCCCAGTTTGTCTTCAACACCTCCGTGGTCACCACACACGGCATCTCCAACCTGGTGGCGTCCTTTACCAAGCAGATCGCTGGACGG GTTGCTGGAGGTCGTAACGTCCCCCCAGCAGTGATGATGGTGGCTCTGAAGTCCATAGAGAACAGCAGACAGATGCGCTACCAGTCCCTCAACGCCTACAGGAAACGTTTCTCCATGAAGCCATACGCCTCCTTCGAAGACCTCACAG GAGAAAAGGAGATGGCTGCAGAGCTGGAGGAGATGTATGGACATGTGGATGCTGTGGAGCTCTACCCAGGTCTGCTGGTGGAGAAGCCCAGAACCAATGCCATCTTTGGGGAGACCATGGTGGAGATGGGTGCCCCCTACTCCCTGAAAGGCCTGATGGGAAACCCCATTTGTTCACCAGAGTACTGGAAGCCCAGCACCTTTGGCGGGAGTGTCGGCTTTGACATCATCAACACTGCGTCCTTGCAGAGGCTAGTGTGCAGCAACGTCAAGGGCCCTTGCCCTGTGGCGTCCTTTCATGTGCCCGACGTAGAAGACAATAGATCCAATACCATCAATTCCAGTACAGCACAGTCGGGGAGCAACGATGTCAATCCCACAGTACTTCTGAAAGAAAGGACCACTGAGCTCTGA